In Stigmatopora nigra isolate UIUO_SnigA chromosome 18, RoL_Snig_1.1, whole genome shotgun sequence, one genomic interval encodes:
- the g6pc1a.2 gene encoding glucose-6-phosphatase catalytic subunit 1 — translation MFHAIMDSMQGFGVSSTRYLQTNYQDAQGLFLWVSWAADLRNTFFIFFPLWFHFRPSVGIKLIWVAVIGDWLNLVFKWILFGERPYWWVHETPFYSNGIRPDIEQYPMTCETGPGSPSGHAMGAASVYYTLVTSILAITASRKKHGGKKSSKNSYLKTILWTVFWTVQVCVCLSRVFIAAHFPHQVVAGVITGMIVAEAFNRTQWIYGASMKKYFYTTFFLTSFAVGFYLVLKFMGVDLLWTLEKAQKWCNKAEWVHLDSTPFASLLRNMGTLFGLGLGLHSPLYTETKRNSSTVSRGGCIVVSLLLLHLFDSFKPPTHTAALFYLLSFCKSATVPVATVSIIPYLVNSALGLHAKKGRLT, via the exons ATGTTTCACGCTATCATGGACTCcatgcagggttttggggtgaGCAGCACCCGTTACCTGCAGACCAACTACCAAGATGCCCAAGGCTTATTCCTCTGGGTGTCATGGGCGGCAGACCTCAGgaacacattttttatcttCTTCCCATTGTGGTTCCACTTTCGGCCCTCGGTGGGCATCAAGCTCATCTGGGTGGCCGTTATTGGGGATTGGCTTAATCTGGTCTTCAAATG gATTCTTTTTGGGGAGAGGCCCTACTGGTGGGTCCATGAGACGCCTTTCTACAGCAATGGTATTCGGccagatattgaacagtacccTATGACCTGTGAAACTGGTCCAG GAAGCCCCTCAGGTCATGCAATGGGTGCAGCAAGTGTCTACTACACTTTGGTGACATCAATCCTGGCCATCACAGCCAGCAGGAAGAAACATGGTGGCAAGAAGTCTTCTAAAAACAG CTACTTGAAGACTATCCTTTGGACTGTGTTCTGGACAGTCCAAGTTTGCGTCTGTCTGTCCAGAGTCTTCATTGCTGCCCACTTCCCTCACCAGGTTGTTGCTGGAGTCATCACAG GCATGATTGTTGCCGAGGCCTTCAATAGAACCCAGTGGATCTACGGCGCAAGCATGAAGAAGTACTTCTACACTACATTCTTCCTGACCTCCTTTGCAGTGGGCTTTTACCTGGTTCTAAAGTTTATGGGCGTAGACCTCCTCTGGACCCTAGAGAAAGCCCAGAAATGGTGCAACAAGGCCGAGTGGGTCCACTTGGACAGCACACCGTTTGCCAGTCTCCTTCGCAACATGGGTACACTATTCGGTTTGGGACTGGGCCTACACTCGCCGCTTTACACCGAGACAAAGCGCAATAGCAGCACTGTGTCTCGAGGCGGCTGTATTGTCGTCTCTCTTCTGTTGCTTCACCTTTTCGACTCCTTCAAGCCACCCACGCACACTGCTGCCCTCTTCTACCTGCTGTCCTTCTGCAAAAGTGCCACTGTACCTGTAGCGACTGTCAGTATCATCCCTTATCTGGTGAACAGTGCACTAGgcttacatgcaaaaaaagggCGTCTGACTTAA
- the psme3 gene encoding proteasome activator complex subunit 3: MSSLLKVDNDIKTKVDAFRERITAEAEDLVANFFPKKLLELDHFLKEPIINIVELKEIHSDINLTVPDPILLSNLHDGLDSQNSKKRKLEDGDTEAKVTGTKVFVMPGGMMKSNNNLVELIEKVKPEIRTLIEKCNTVKMWVQLLIPRIEDGNNFGVSIQEETVAELRTVEGEAASYLDQISRYYITRAKLVSKIAKYPHVEDYRRTVTEIDEKEYISLKIIVSELRNQYVALHDMILKNIEKIKRPRSSNAEALY, from the exons ATGTCTTCACTGCTCAAAGTGGataatgacattaaaaccaaG GTTGATGCATTTAGAGAACGTATCACTGCAGAA GCAGAGGATCTAGTTGCAAATTTTTTCCCAAAGAAGTTACTGGAACTTGACCATTTTCTTAAG GAGCCAATCATAAACATTGTAGAGCTGAAGGAGATCCATTCGGATATCAACCTAACGGTGCCTGACCCAATCCTCCTTTCCAACCTTCACGATGGACTTGATTCA CAAAATTCCAAAAAGAGAAAGCTGGAAGATGGAGATACAGAAGCCAAGG TGACTGGCACAAAAGTCTTTGTCATGCCTGGTGGGATGATGAAAAGTAACAACAATCTGGTGGAACTCATCGAAAAAGTCAAGCCAGAGATCAGGACGCTCATAGAGAAGTGCAACACG GTAAAAATGTGGGTGCAGCTACTGATTCCTAGGATAGAAGACGGCAACAATTTTGGGGTGTCCATCCAGGAGGAGACGGTGGCTGAGCTAAGGACTGTGGAAGGCGAGGCTGCTTCTTACCTGGACCAAATATCCAG atATTACATCACTCGAGCAAAGCTGGTttcaaaaatagcaaaatatcCTCATGTG gAGGATTATCGGCGCACAGTAACAGAGATTGATGAAAAGGAATACATCAGTCTGAAGATTATTGTATCAGAACTACGAAATCAATAC GTGGCGCTACATGACATGATCCTAAAGAACATTGAGAAGATTAAGAGGCCTCGAAGCAGTAACGCTGAAGCTTTGTACTGA